Below is a genomic region from Pseudocalidococcus azoricus BACA0444.
CATCGCCCCAGCCTATTTGTTTTGTGGGCCGCGGGGAACCGGAAAAACCTCCAGTGCAAGGATTTTAGCTAAATCTCTCAACTGTTTAAGTGCGCCGAAACCAACCCACAGCCCTTGCGGTGTTTGTGATGTTTGCCAGGCCATTACCCGCAGTTCTGCCTTAGATGTAATTGAAATTGATGCGGCCAGTAATACTGGGGTTGATAATATTCGGGAGTTAATTGAAAAATCACAATTTGCCCCGGTTCAATGTCGGTATAAAGTGTATGTAATTGACGAATGTCATATGCTCAGTACCTCAGCGTTTAATGCCCTTTTAAAGACTCTTGAAGAACCTCCAGACCGAGTAATCTTTGTCTTAGCAACAACGGATCCTCAACGCGTTTTACCCACAATTATTTCTCGTTGTCAACGTTTTGATTTTCGGCGCATCCCCCTGGCCGATATGGTCTCCCATTTAACCCATATTGCCGAATTAGAAACTATTAATATCAATCCAGCAGCCGTTAACCTCGTTGCCCAAATTGCCCAAGGTGGCCTGCGGGATGCGGAAAGTTTACTCGATCAACTCAGTTTATTAGCTGGGGAAATTACCATTGAACGGGTTTGGGATTTAGCTGGTTCGGTACCTGAACAAGATTTATTTCACTTGCTCCAGGCCATCAAGAGTCAACATCCCGAAACCTTATTGGAACAAACTCGGCAACTCTTGGAACGGGGCCGGGAACCCTTAATTGTGTTGCAGAACCTGACCGGATTTTATCGCGATTTTCTGATTGCAAAAACTGCCCCCAACCGTCAAGATTTAGTCGCGTTGACTCCCGATACCTGGAACGCCCTTTGTGAATTTGCCCAAAGCTGGTCGAGTCAAGAAATCTTAGCAGGACAACAACATCTGCGGGCCTGTGAATTGCAAGTGAAAAACACAACTCAGCCGCGTCTGTGGTTAGAAGTGGGGCTTTTAGGTTTGCTGTCCCTCTCCCAAACGGATCAAAGTTCTCCACCCCCAGCCCATAGTCCCAGGCCCCCGGCTCAAACACCCCCGATTCCCCCCGCAGTCATTTCCCCCCCCCCAAGCCAGCCCGTTGCCAATGCCATTCTCCCAACTGCAACACCGCCGCGCCCACCCGTTTCCGAAAATCTGCCAACCCAGGCCCCGTCACCATCTCCGGCAAAATCTCCTCCCCCAGCCCCCACCCCCCAGGCCCCCGATCCCCCTGACCTCAACCTTTCCCACCTTTGGCAACAGGGCATTCAACTGGTTCAATTTCCGGGTACCCAGGCCTTGCTCTCCCAACATGGGCAACTCCTCAGTTGTAGTGATCGGGAAATTCGGATTGGCTTGCCATCCCCCGGCCTATTGAAGCTGACCCAAAAGTATC
It encodes:
- a CDS encoding DNA polymerase III subunit gamma/tau, producing the protein MSYEPLHHKYRPQTFADLVGQTAIATTLTNALHQERIAPAYLFCGPRGTGKTSSARILAKSLNCLSAPKPTHSPCGVCDVCQAITRSSALDVIEIDAASNTGVDNIRELIEKSQFAPVQCRYKVYVIDECHMLSTSAFNALLKTLEEPPDRVIFVLATTDPQRVLPTIISRCQRFDFRRIPLADMVSHLTHIAELETININPAAVNLVAQIAQGGLRDAESLLDQLSLLAGEITIERVWDLAGSVPEQDLFHLLQAIKSQHPETLLEQTRQLLERGREPLIVLQNLTGFYRDFLIAKTAPNRQDLVALTPDTWNALCEFAQSWSSQEILAGQQHLRACELQVKNTTQPRLWLEVGLLGLLSLSQTDQSSPPPAHSPRPPAQTPPIPPAVISPPPSQPVANAILPTATPPRPPVSENLPTQAPSPSPAKSPPPAPTPQAPDPPDLNLSHLWQQGIQLVQFPGTQALLSQHGQLLSCSDREIRIGLPSPGLLKLTQKYQDKIEIAFQTALGKPVKVRLEIATSSPELAQSSPAVQPRPTPPPPDPILNSRQPPAPPPENPPAPEFQLAPPAPPDALSQATQSFARFFAGEIVSPEPGSPPLVLESEPLSPDRLMPATDEPELPPELEEDLPF